A window of Solea senegalensis isolate Sse05_10M linkage group LG20, IFAPA_SoseM_1, whole genome shotgun sequence contains these coding sequences:
- the LOC122786822 gene encoding cilia- and flagella-associated protein 157-like, with translation MAKGKKGKGGKAKTGDEKDKALYQAEIQYLQDQLQRCQQKCKQVEGQNEDLQSKFSALEKEKDDIAEYLQKSAIKKEQKLDDVLSRLEIQQHDAQRDRDAMQLEQEQLRQKFQDKVDKLQEEKEEFEKSMASLEEFRIQKEQLMSSMEALKKELADEKRDHLDEIHKLEMDALLERKKRDQKLENHLRAMEERVKDMVNEKVTDMTKLTLKENAEVSAKFIQLTEEAKVLMKNNCALRDRNSQLNVDVDSLEKMLAELSRKGGMRKAVMAKLGDKCQQLQREVKAFKQEYQQLKTKHDQCLVLLHNDLEALRQDRKALSIELRKKTEEASQCSSELKKVKTQWMKWWKILSWKMPSVSRPEGIADLAQYLEDEEAKDIKKARIKAALQMEQKEQTDEDTEDAASEEADI, from the coding sequence ATGGCAAAAGGGAAGAAAGGGAAAGGCGGTAAAGCAAAAACAGGCGATGAGAAGGACAAGGCGCTGTACCAGGCCGAGATACAGTACTTGCAAGATCAGCTGCAAAGATGTCAGCAGAAATGTAAGCAAGTGGAGGGGCAAAATGAGGACTTACAGTCCAAATTCAGTGCactggagaaagagaaagatgacATTGCTGAGTATCTGCAAAAGTCTGCCATTAAGAAGGAGCAGAAGCTCGACGACGTGTTGAGTCGTCTGGAGATTCAACAGCACGATGCACAAAGGGACAGAGATGCCATGCAGCTGGAGCAAGAGCAGCTGAGGCAAAAATTCCAAGACAAGGTAGACAAGCTgcaagaggagaaagaggaattTGAGAAAAGTATGGCCAGTCTGGAGGAGTTTCGTATTCAGAAGGAGCAGCTCATGTCCAGCATGGAAGCTCTAAAGAAAGAGCTGGCCGACGAGAAAAGGGATCACCTTGACGAAATCCACAAGCTGGAGATGGATGCGCTGCTTGAAAGGAAGAAACGGGACCAGAAGCTGGAGAACCATCTGAGAGCCATGGAGGAGAGGGTGAAGGACATGGTGAATGAGAAGGTTACTGACATGACCAAGCTGACCCTTAAAGAGAATGCGGAGGTCAGTGCCAAGTTTATCCAGCTGACAGAGGAGGCAAAGGTCCTGATGAAGAACAACTGCGCTCTGCGAGACCGCAACAGTCAACTCAACGTGGACGTGGACAGCCTGGAGAAAATGCTAGCTGAGCTCTCCCGCAAGGGAGGGATGCGCAAGGCGGTGATGGCAAAGCTGGGAGACAAGTGTCAGCAGCTACAGCGGGAGGTGAAGGCCTTCAAGCAAGAGTATCAGCAGCTAAAGACCAAACATGATCAGTGCCTCGTTCTCCTCCATAATGACCTGGAGGCACTTAGACAGGACAGGAAGGCACTAAGTATCGAGTTgaggaaaaagacagaagaggCAAGTCAATGTAGTTCAGAGCTAAAGAAGGTGAAGACACAGTGGATGAAGTGGTGGAAGATTCTGTCTTGGAAGATGCCATCCGTATCAAGGCCTGAAGGAATCGCAGATTTAGCTCAATATTTGGAAGATGAGGAGGCAAAGGACATAAAGAAAGCAAGAATAAAGGCAGCATTGCAGATGGAACAAAAAGAGCAAACAGATGAAGACACAGAAGACGCTGCAAGTGAAGAGGCGGACATTTGA